GCCGAGCCGCGACTCGCCCTGGCGCACACCCTGCAACGCGATCGACCCGACGGTGCCGAAGGCCGCGTGCCGGGGCGCGAGACCGTCGGGCACGGGTGCGTAGAGGTTCTTCGGCACCCAGTTCAGCTCGGCGTGCAGCGCGTGCTCGTTGCCCGCGCAGGCCACCAGGTCACCGGCCTTCACCTCGTCGATCCCGGCGCCGACCTGCTCGACCACCCCGCACAGCGAGTAGCCCAGCGGCGTGTAGGAGTCCAGCTTGCCCATCACCTTGCGGTACGTGGCCGGCACGCCGTTGGCCGCGACGCTCTGCACGACCTTGGCCACCTGGTCGGGACGCGAACGGGCCTTGCCCAGCATCGACATGCCGGCCTCGGACACCTTCATCAGCTCGGTCCCGGTGGAGATCAGCGAGTAGGCGCTCCGCACCAGCACTCCGCCCGGCTTGCACCCGGGCACCGGCACGTCGAGCAGCGCCAGTTCGCCGCTCCGGTAGTTCTGCACGACCTGTTTCACCGAAGTCCCTTGTCTCTCATGTCTCTGCTGTCTCTAAGCCGTCGACGTCGAAGGAGCGTGCGGGCCGGTCCCCGGGACCGCGCCGCGATACCAGTGTTCGAGGGTCAGCACATGCCACAGATGCTTGGAGAAGTCCCGGTGCCCGGCGGCGTCCTCGGCGGCCATCCGCGCCAGCGCATCACGGCGCAGGAACCCGGAGCGGACCAGCTCGCCGTCGTGCACCACCTCGCGCACCAGCGGCGCCAGGTCCCGGCTCATCCAGGCCCGCAGCGGGGCGCTGAACAGGCCCTTGGGCCGGTACACGATCTCCTTGGGCAGGACCGTGCCCGCCGCCTCCTTGAGGACCGCCTTGCCCTGCCGCCCGACGATCTTGCGGTCGCCGGGCACCGCGAACGCCGCCCTGACCACCTCGACGTCCACGTACGGCACCCGGACCTCGGTCGAGGCGGCCATGCTCGACCGGTCCGTGTAGGCGAGGTTCAGGCCCGGCAGGAACATCCGGGCGTCGCCCAGGCACATGCGGTTGACGAAGTCGTCGAGCGTGTTGTCCCGGTACACGTCCGCGTGCTCGGTCAGCACGTCCTCGACCGCCCCGGCCAGGTCCGGGTCGACCAGCGCGAGCAGCTCGTCCCGGTCGTACATGGTGTAGCTGCGCCGGAACGCGGTCTCCTCCGGCAGCCCGGCGAAGGACAGGAACCGCTTGGCGAAGCGCACCGACCGGTACCCCCGGCGGGCCGAGGCCACCGGCAGCCGGTCCACGGCCCGGGACAGGCCGCGCCGCAGCGGCCGGGGCACGCGCTGGTAGCGCAGCGCGAGCACATTGGCCAGGTGCTTGCGGTACCCGGCGAACAGCTCGTCGGCGCCCATCCCCGAGAGCATCACCTTGACCCCGGCGTCGCGGGCGGCCGAGCAGATCAGGAAGGTGTTGATCGCCGCCGGGTCGCCGATCGGCTCGTCCAGGTGGTACGTCATCCGGGGCAGCAGGTCGAGCACGTCCGGGGCGATCTCGATCTCGTGCAGATCGACCCCGAACCGCTCCGCCACCCGCCGGGCGTAGCGCAGGTCGTCCGGCATCGCCTCGAACCGGGCGTCCTCGGCGCGGAACCCGATCGTGTAGGCCGAGATGCCCGGCCGCTCGCGGGCCGCCAGCGCGGTCAGATAGCTGGAGTCCAGGCCGCCGGAGAGGAAGGCGGCCACCGGCACGTCGGAGAGCAGATGGCGGCGCGTCGACTCCTCCACCACGGCGGCGAGATCCGGCCGCTCGCCGCTTCGGGCCCGCTCGGCGCCCTCGGCGGCGACGTCCTTCAGCCGCCAGTACCGGCCGCGCTCCACCCGCCCGTCGGCCCGGCACCTCAGCCAGCTCCCCGGCGGCAGTTTCTCCGCCTCCCGGTACGCGCACCGCGAGTCCGGCACCCAGTAGTACAGCAGCGAGGCCACCAGCGCCGCGTGGTCCACCTGGAGCGCACCGCCGCTCACGGCGGCGAGCGCCTTCAGCTCGGAGGCGAACACCAGGCCCTCGCCCCGGCGGAGCACGAACAGCGGCTTGATGCCCAACTGGTCGCGGGCGAGCACCAGATCGCCGGTCCGCTCGTCGAACACCCCGAACGCGAACATGCCGCGCAGCCGGGGCAGGCAGTCCGTGCCCCAGCGCCGCCACGCCTCCAGCAGCACCTCGGTGTCCGAGGTACCGCGGAAGCGCACCCCGGCGGCGGCCAGTTCGGCGCGCAGCTCGGGCGCGTTGTACAGCTCGCCGTTGTACGTCAGGGCCAGGCCGCCGGAGACCATCGGCTGGGCGCCGGTCGGCGACAGGTCGACGACGGCCAGCCGGCGGTGCCCGAGGTGCACCTCGCCGTCCCCCGCGGGGTGGCTGTAGCGCCCCGCCCCGTCCGGACCGCGGTGGGCGAGGACCTCGGTGAGCCGGTCGGCGACGGCCTTGCCGTCCGGCCACCGGTACGTGCCTGCGATGCCGCACATGTGCTACCGCGCCTCCTGATCGCTGTCCGGGACCCGTGCCGCGCGCGTCGGCGGCAGCTCCGTCCACCGCGGACCCGTCCCGTTGAGCCGGGCCGGGCGCTCGTCCGCGCCGCGCCGCGCGGTGCGCTGCCCGTCCCACAGCGTGCCGTCGGTGCGGTCGCGCGGATCGGGGTCGACCAGCACCACGCCGAGCACCGGGACGCGCTGGTCGGCGAGGTGCCGGGCCACGGTGTGCAGCCAGGCGGTGCCTGCGTGCCCGGCCCGTACGACGAGCACGGTCCGGGTGCCGAGGTGGCGCAGGTCGGTCCACGCCGTGCCGGGCGCCACCGAGCCCACGCCGATCCACCGCTCGTGGCGCGGCAGTCCGGCGGCCTCCTCGCCGCCGATCACGGCCGGGTCGTCGGGGCGCGGGCGGCGGCCCGAGAGTTCGGTGCCGGGCAGCCCGTCCACGACGGTCACCGGCCGCCCCCGCTCCGCCAGCGCGCGGGCGAGGTCCACGGCGAGCGCGCTCGCGGTGCGCGCGGCGCCCAGCTCCAGCAGTGACACCGGCTCCGGCGAGCCGT
The sequence above is drawn from the Streptomyces sp. SAT1 genome and encodes:
- the asnB gene encoding asparagine synthase (glutamine-hydrolyzing), with protein sequence MCGIAGTYRWPDGKAVADRLTEVLAHRGPDGAGRYSHPAGDGEVHLGHRRLAVVDLSPTGAQPMVSGGLALTYNGELYNAPELRAELAAAGVRFRGTSDTEVLLEAWRRWGTDCLPRLRGMFAFGVFDERTGDLVLARDQLGIKPLFVLRRGEGLVFASELKALAAVSGGALQVDHAALVASLLYYWVPDSRCAYREAEKLPPGSWLRCRADGRVERGRYWRLKDVAAEGAERARSGERPDLAAVVEESTRRHLLSDVPVAAFLSGGLDSSYLTALAARERPGISAYTIGFRAEDARFEAMPDDLRYARRVAERFGVDLHEIEIAPDVLDLLPRMTYHLDEPIGDPAAINTFLICSAARDAGVKVMLSGMGADELFAGYRKHLANVLALRYQRVPRPLRRGLSRAVDRLPVASARRGYRSVRFAKRFLSFAGLPEETAFRRSYTMYDRDELLALVDPDLAGAVEDVLTEHADVYRDNTLDDFVNRMCLGDARMFLPGLNLAYTDRSSMAASTEVRVPYVDVEVVRAAFAVPGDRKIVGRQGKAVLKEAAGTVLPKEIVYRPKGLFSAPLRAWMSRDLAPLVREVVHDGELVRSGFLRRDALARMAAEDAAGHRDFSKHLWHVLTLEHWYRGAVPGTGPHAPSTSTA